TTAAGAATCGTCCCGATTTAAAAGCTATATGGATTACGAGTAATCAAGATGTTTTTAAAGAATTACAGAAGAAACAATATCCTGTGATGATGGCAGATGAGAGTGAAACTCATAAAATTATAAAGAAAGCTAAATATATTTTTACAGCTACAGGTATTTTTGATATCGGAGTAGAAAATAGTAGGTTGATTGGTGGTGCTTTTTTAATTAACCTTTGGCATGGCATTCCTTTGAAAAAAATCATGTATGATGATAAACATTCAGCACTTCACAACCGTAGTAAACTAGTGACTTTGGTAGAAAAAATTCCTCTTCGAAACTATTTTGTTATTTCCACTAGTACTGCAATAACTCAAATTTATCAGTCGGCTTTTCGCGTAAAGAAATCTCATATATTAGAACTTGGTCAGCCTAGAAATGACTATTTTTATGATAAGTCTTATCCAGCAAGTTCACTAATACAAGAATTAAAAAGTAAAAATATTATCTTATATATGCCGACGCATCGCAATGAAGGAAAGAAACAAATTAATCTAGATAATTTAATGGATTTAAATCGATTAAATAAATGGTGTGAAGAAACAAATTCAATTTTTGTAATAAAAAAACACTTCTATCATTCAAAAGAAAAAACACTTGAGAAAGAATATTCATCAATAATTGATGTGACAAATGAGAAGGTCGATGCTCAAGAATTACTCAAATATTCAAAGATCTTAATAACTGACTACTCGAGCTGCTATATTGACTACTTATTGTTGAATCGTCCAATTATATTTTTTAATTATGATTATGATGATTATTTGAGGATGGATCGTTCGCTATATTTTCCATATGAGAAGGTTACTCCAGGGGAGAAATGTCAAAACTTTGATGAATTATTAGTGACTTTGCAAAATCTATATGTAGGAAAAGATGATTATAGGGAACAGCGTGAAAATATTAAAACTTTCTTTTATTCTAGTGAAACTCAGAAGTCAGTTTCTGAAAAAATCATTAATCACGTACTAAATCTATAACTTTATTGGAATCTGTAATGAAAAAAATATTAAATAAGTATTATTCTTTATCTAATCCTGTAAAAGCTTCAATTTGGTTTACTATTTGCAATGTTCTTCAAAAAGGAATTTCAATGATTACTGTTCCAGTTTTTACTAGATTATTGACAACGGAACAATATGGTGTATACTCTGTATATCAATCATGGTATTCAATAATTGGAGTTTTTGCAACACTAAACCTATATTATGGAGTCTTTAATAATGGAATGGTTAAATACGAGAAAGATAAAAACGCCTTTACTTCCTCTATGCAGGGACTAACAACAACAGTTACAGCTATATTTTTAGTGATATATTTAATAGGGATTGATTTTTGGAACTCGTTGTTAGGTTTACCTACGCTACTAATCTTAGTGATGTTCTTTGATTTGTTTTTTACTCCTGCTTATTCTTTTTGGGCTGCGCGTCAGAGATTTGAATATCAATATCGAAACTTAGTATTTATCACATTTATTATAGTGATTGGAAGCCCTATTATTGGTATTTCTTCAGTTGTTTTATCGACTTATAAAGCGGAGGCTAGAGTTATCTCATTTGTGTTAGTTCAATCTTGTATAGGATTATATTTCTATGTTTTGAACCTTTACCGAGGTAAATATTTTTTTTGTAAAAAATATTGGCTCTATGCTTTGAATTTTAATTTACCTCTTATTCCTCATTATTTATCGCAATCAGTTTTAAACCAATCGGATAGAATAATGATTAATTCAATGGTAGGAATGGGAGAAGCAGCTATTTATAGTGTTGCTTACAGCATATCAACTTTGATGGTTTTAGTGACAAGTGCTATAAACAGCTCTTTTATTCCTTACACATATAAGTGTATTCGAGATAAGAAATATACTGAACTAGGGAAAAGTGCAAATCTTTTAATTACTCTGGTAGGCATTGGTTCGATTTTAACTATTTCTCTTGGACCAGAAATCATTCAATTATTTGCACCAAAACAATATTACGAAGCAATATGGATTATTCCTCCAGTTGCTCTTTCAGTTTATTTCATGTTCTTATATCCCATTTTTGGTAACATTGAGTTTTACTTTGAAGCAAATCATTTTGTAATGTGGGCTTCAATAGGTGGAGCAATTATGAATATTTTTTTGAATTTTATTTTTATAAAACACTTTGGCTATATTGCGGCAGGCTATACAACTTTATTCTGTTATATTTTATTTGCGTTGGGACATTACATTTTTATGAGAAGAGTATTGTATCAGAATCTTTCGGGTATCCAAATTTATGATTCTCGATATATTTTCTTTTTTTCGTTTCTTCTTCTGATTCTAATGCTACTAATCGTGATTATTTATCCATTTGTGTTGATTCGTTATATTGCTATCTCACTCATCCTAGGAGGATGTTTTTTAAAGAGGAGAAAGATAATGAGTTCGATAGTCATGATAAAAAAACAGTGAGGTACACGCATGACAGAAATAAATAAACAGTTACATGAAACATTAATCGAAATTTTAGACTTTGTAAAAGAAATTTGTGAAAAACATGAATTAACTTATTTTTTGGTCTATGGTACGGCACTCGGTGCAAAACGCCATTGTGGATTTATTCCGTGGGATGACGATGTTGATATTGCGTTGCCACGAGATCACTATAATATATTGATCGACATAATTTCTAAAACGGAACAATCTATATTTAGTCTTCAAAATGAAGAGAACGAGCCGAACTATTTTTTACCATTTGCTAAATTAAGAAAAAATAATACGATTTTTATTGAAAAGATTCTTGATGTTGAATATGAGAATAACGGTATTTACATTGATATTTTTCCACTAGATTTCGTAGAGAATCCGGACTCTTTCAATTTTAAGATCAGGAAAGCTACCTTTAATTATATAAAGCATATTTTAAAATTTTCAAGTTGCAGAAGTTTTTATAAAAATAAATACAGTAGCGTGCGTTATTTGATGGAAAATATTATGAGTATTCCTACCCTGTTTTTTTCAAATAGGAGATTACTATTCTTAGCGAATAATTTAATTTCATCAACGAATAAAGCTGATTTTATTGGTCAATATGATGAAAGTAGCGAAAGAGCTATCATGCCTTCAAGCTATTATTTCCCGCCTAGATCCGCTGTGTTTGAAGGAAAGACTTATAGTGTTCCTGCGAAATTAGAAGATTATTTAAAATATTTTTATGGTTCGGATTATATGGAATTACCACCAATAGAAAAAAGAGTCACTCATCAACCAATAAAACTTAGATTCAAAAAATAATTGGGTATTCTGTAGAAGGAGAATATAATGAAAAGAGTAATTACATACGGAACGTTTGATTTGCTTCATTATGGACATATCAATTTATTGCGACGTGCAAAAGAATTAGGTGACTATCTAGTGGTAGTTGTTTCAAGTGATGAATTCAACCTAATTGAAAAAAATAAAGTTTGTTACTTTAATTATGAGCATAGAAAAAGTTTAGTCGAAGCTATTAGATATGTGGATCTTGTTATTCCTGAAACTAGTTGGGAACAAAAACGGAGTGATGTCAAAGAGTATCATATTGATACTTTTGTGATGGGGGATGATTGGATTGGAGAATTTGATTATCTAAAAGAAGAAGGAGTCGAAGTTGTTTACTTACCGCGGACCAAAGAAATTTCGACAACTAAAATAAAAAAAGATTTATCAGAGTAATATTCTGAAATAAGCATTGTTCTGTTATTGTTCTTGAATTGACTGCCTTATCTTAAAGTAGAGATGCTAAAATCGAGATAAAAGAGAAAAAATCATAGAACAATACCAATATAGTAAAAAATATTGTAATTTAATAACAAAGAAAGGTACCCTATTATGAA
Above is a genomic segment from Streptococcus sp. SN-1 containing:
- a CDS encoding CDP-glycerol glycerophosphotransferase family protein, which translates into the protein MKILKRIKFMLMLLYTSTFPRCEKILIFGSWLGEKYADNPRYLFEYVIKNRPDLKAIWITSNQDVFKELQKKQYPVMMADESETHKIIKKAKYIFTATGIFDIGVENSRLIGGAFLINLWHGIPLKKIMYDDKHSALHNRSKLVTLVEKIPLRNYFVISTSTAITQIYQSAFRVKKSHILELGQPRNDYFYDKSYPASSLIQELKSKNIILYMPTHRNEGKKQINLDNLMDLNRLNKWCEETNSIFVIKKHFYHSKEKTLEKEYSSIIDVTNEKVDAQELLKYSKILITDYSSCYIDYLLLNRPIIFFNYDYDDYLRMDRSLYFPYEKVTPGEKCQNFDELLVTLQNLYVGKDDYREQRENIKTFFYSSETQKSVSEKIINHVLNL
- a CDS encoding phosphorylcholine transferase LicD → MTEINKQLHETLIEILDFVKEICEKHELTYFLVYGTALGAKRHCGFIPWDDDVDIALPRDHYNILIDIISKTEQSIFSLQNEENEPNYFLPFAKLRKNNTIFIEKILDVEYENNGIYIDIFPLDFVENPDSFNFKIRKATFNYIKHILKFSSCRSFYKNKYSSVRYLMENIMSIPTLFFSNRRLLFLANNLISSTNKADFIGQYDESSERAIMPSSYYFPPRSAVFEGKTYSVPAKLEDYLKYFYGSDYMELPPIEKRVTHQPIKLRFKK
- the tagD gene encoding glycerol-3-phosphate cytidylyltransferase, with translation MKRVITYGTFDLLHYGHINLLRRAKELGDYLVVVVSSDEFNLIEKNKVCYFNYEHRKSLVEAIRYVDLVIPETSWEQKRSDVKEYHIDTFVMGDDWIGEFDYLKEEGVEVVYLPRTKEISTTKIKKDLSE
- a CDS encoding lipopolysaccharide biosynthesis protein yields the protein MKKILNKYYSLSNPVKASIWFTICNVLQKGISMITVPVFTRLLTTEQYGVYSVYQSWYSIIGVFATLNLYYGVFNNGMVKYEKDKNAFTSSMQGLTTTVTAIFLVIYLIGIDFWNSLLGLPTLLILVMFFDLFFTPAYSFWAARQRFEYQYRNLVFITFIIVIGSPIIGISSVVLSTYKAEARVISFVLVQSCIGLYFYVLNLYRGKYFFCKKYWLYALNFNLPLIPHYLSQSVLNQSDRIMINSMVGMGEAAIYSVAYSISTLMVLVTSAINSSFIPYTYKCIRDKKYTELGKSANLLITLVGIGSILTISLGPEIIQLFAPKQYYEAIWIIPPVALSVYFMFLYPIFGNIEFYFEANHFVMWASIGGAIMNIFLNFIFIKHFGYIAAGYTTLFCYILFALGHYIFMRRVLYQNLSGIQIYDSRYIFFFSFLLLILMLLIVIIYPFVLIRYIAISLILGGCFLKRRKIMSSIVMIKKQ